The following proteins come from a genomic window of Microbacterium sp. SY138:
- a CDS encoding HTTM domain-containing protein, translated as MSAPTRTAPRKPGAKQDVTKKEALPRSTTTAPAPVSTPPAPPREPAPAPASTVPPRSYLTRLLTFASSMIGGLWAMVLSAIDRISAFVGDWLFNGKKALYGLAVTRILFGVTAIGLLASNFSTRLYTFGSGSAWNGELAEPVSEFPKIWVFSAFHAAMGNDALYTALYLLLGVLAVLFVLGWRFRIVLPIFFCLWVGFIEANDMVGDQGDNMFRIALLLLFFADPAARWSLDARRRAKSGEWFAPNSQPALLGTMFHNLALVALTAQVCFVYASGALYKAGGAPWEEGYAIYNPLQTARFGTWPVLSDLVTAWGPMVTIASWGSIILQVAFPLMLLTRPTRLIGLLGILSFHIGIAVLMGLPWFSLTMIAIDAIFIRDRTWGRLSAGTRRRWREAGVERQPTTPRTVSPDAEAQARTVV; from the coding sequence GTGAGCGCGCCGACGAGGACCGCGCCGCGGAAGCCCGGCGCGAAGCAGGACGTGACGAAGAAGGAAGCCCTGCCCCGGAGCACGACGACCGCGCCGGCGCCGGTGTCCACGCCTCCCGCTCCTCCTCGTGAACCCGCGCCCGCTCCTGCGAGCACTGTGCCCCCGCGGTCGTACCTCACTCGGCTGCTGACGTTCGCCTCGTCGATGATCGGCGGGCTCTGGGCGATGGTGCTCTCGGCGATCGACCGCATCTCTGCTTTCGTCGGCGACTGGCTCTTCAACGGCAAGAAGGCACTCTACGGGCTCGCGGTCACACGTATCCTCTTCGGCGTCACCGCCATCGGCCTGCTGGCCTCGAACTTCAGCACCCGCCTCTACACGTTCGGATCCGGATCGGCCTGGAACGGCGAGCTCGCCGAGCCGGTGAGCGAGTTCCCGAAGATCTGGGTGTTCAGCGCCTTCCATGCCGCGATGGGCAACGACGCGCTGTACACGGCGCTCTACCTCCTCCTCGGGGTGCTCGCGGTGCTGTTCGTCCTGGGCTGGCGGTTCCGGATCGTGCTCCCGATTTTCTTCTGCCTCTGGGTGGGCTTCATCGAGGCCAACGACATGGTCGGCGATCAGGGCGACAACATGTTCCGCATCGCCCTGCTGCTGCTGTTCTTCGCCGACCCCGCGGCCCGGTGGTCGCTGGACGCGAGGCGTCGGGCGAAGTCGGGGGAGTGGTTCGCCCCGAACAGCCAGCCGGCGCTGCTGGGAACCATGTTCCACAACCTCGCCCTCGTCGCCCTCACCGCGCAGGTGTGCTTCGTGTACGCCTCGGGGGCGCTGTACAAGGCCGGGGGTGCCCCGTGGGAAGAGGGGTACGCGATCTACAACCCGCTGCAGACGGCACGGTTCGGTACCTGGCCGGTGCTCAGCGACCTCGTCACCGCCTGGGGGCCGATGGTCACGATCGCGAGCTGGGGGTCGATCATCCTGCAGGTCGCCTTCCCCCTCATGCTGTTGACTCGTCCGACGCGGCTGATCGGCCTGCTCGGCATCCTCTCCTTCCACATCGGCATCGCGGTGCTCATGGGACTGCCGTGGTTCTCGCTCACGATGATCGCGATCGATGCGATCTTCATCCGTGACCGGACCTGGGGGCGGTTGAGTGCGGGGACGAGGCGGCGCTGGCGGGAGGCCGGGGTCGAGCGGCAGCCGACGACGCCGCGAACGGTGAGCCCCGACGCGGAGGCGCAGGCGCGG